The Rhodamnia argentea isolate NSW1041297 chromosome 10, ASM2092103v1, whole genome shotgun sequence sequence GCCGTTCCTTGATTCACACCGGAGCCATCCTCGGCATTGCCAGTGTTAACATTTCCAGGAGGGGGTACCGGCGCTGGTACGCCAACTGTATCATTCCTCTGATACCCTCCCATCGCAGAACTGCCACCGGTTGCTACAGGAAGCACCGTCCCCTGGCCAGTATTCATGCCTCCAGGATTCTCCTGTGGTTGCATTGCAGCATTTAAAATGCTGCTGTTGCTCCTAGATATGCCTCCATGAGGATACACTGCACCATATTCACTGCTGCTTCCGCCAAACTCCCATTGATAGGGTGGCCCCATTGCAGATCCATATGCACCGCCAGTGCTGCTACCTGGAACAGCCCCAGGAGCAACACCTACGGGAAGTCCACTACTCATGTCCCTGACATATCCTTGGTATGGCATCATAGGATAATTGTCCCCACCATAGACAGGGCCTCCACCATGCCCTAGGTTGCCACTTTCAACTCCAACATTTTCTTGCGGCAAGCTTATGGCAACTTCATGGCTAGACGTACCAGCACCACCGGTGGAATATGCCGAAGGATATGAGGTGTCTCTTTTGCCGGCGCTGCTGCCAGCAACATTTCCACTTTGCTTCATCATATCTGAGAACCATTCATCCCATGAAGCAGCATCACCAACCCCGCCACTGCCATCGCCGCCAACGTCGCCGACATTGGCATTTTGGcttgtctcctcctcctccaccgggCCTTCGACTGCCAACGGAGCACCTCCTGATTCGGGTGCACCATCCCTTTGCTGGATATACTCCATCCTTCTTTCGACTTCTGCAACTTTCTCTTCCGTAAAGGAGAATAAACCTTGCATCTCAGTCGATGCAAGTTCACTCATGGTTTTGTTGTACAGATAAAGTTGCTGCATGAGATGGTGACTCTCCAAGTCGTTGTTCTTCCGCGTAAGCCTTTTGTGTTGCTCGGTGAGCTTGTTGATCCTCTCCCTGATGTAAATTTCTTGATTCACCATCTTCCTGCTTCTCTCAATTTCAGGGATGCTCAGGTAACGCGTAAGGATTCGCTCCACGTCTGCTCGAGACTCCGGCCAAAAGGCAGGCTCGTTTTCATCTGGAGAAAAGACGACGGCACACGCTTCCACACCGCATAGA is a genomic window containing:
- the LOC115757648 gene encoding uncharacterized transmembrane protein DDB_G0289901-like, with protein sequence MARKKVKLAFIENESARKSSLKKRRQGLMKKVSELSILCGVEACAVVFSPDENEPAFWPESRADVERILTRYLSIPEIERSRKMVNQEIYIRERINKLTEQHKRLTRKNNDLESHHLMQQLYLYNKTMSELASTEMQGLFSFTEEKVAEVERRMEYIQQRDGAPESGGAPLAVEGPVEEEETSQNANVGDVGGDGSGGVGDAASWDEWFSDMMKQSGNVAGSSAGKRDTSYPSAYSTGGAGTSSHEVAISLPQENVGVESGNLGHGGGPVYGGDNYPMMPYQGYVRDMSSGLPVGVAPGAVPGSSTGGAYGSAMGPPYQWEFGGSSSEYGAVYPHGGISRSNSSILNAAMQPQENPGGMNTGQGTVLPVATGGSSAMGGYQRNDTVGVPAPVPPPGNVNTGNAEDGSGVNQGTAGAHSQGGSRGGSGVVVPPGNTENEPRNAGADAGGSSGNN